The following are encoded together in the Magnetospirillum gryphiswaldense MSR-1 v2 genome:
- the groES gene encoding co-chaperone GroES: MKFRPLHDRVLVKRLDAEEKTAGGIIIPDTAKEKPMQGEVIAVGSGVRGEDGKIVALDVKAGDRILFGKWSGTEVKIDGEDLLIMKESDILGILA; the protein is encoded by the coding sequence ATGAAGTTCCGCCCGCTCCATGATCGTGTGCTGGTGAAGCGCCTTGACGCGGAAGAAAAGACCGCTGGTGGCATCATCATCCCCGATACCGCCAAGGAAAAGCCCATGCAGGGCGAAGTGATCGCCGTTGGCTCCGGCGTTCGCGGCGAAGACGGCAAGATCGTCGCTCTCGACGTCAAGGCCGGTGACCGCATCCTGTTCGGCAAGTGGTCCGGCACCGAAGTCAAGATCGACGGCGAAGACCTGTTGATCATGAAGGAATCCGACATTCTGGGCATTCTGGCCTGA
- the meaB gene encoding methylmalonyl Co-A mutase-associated GTPase MeaB: MSTDPIALAQGVLAGDRRSVARAITLIESTRADHREAAERLLHEILPQAGRSIRIGITGVPGAGKSTFIEAFGLHVVEQGHKLAVLAVDPSSPRSGGSILGDKTRMEDLSRDIRAFIRPSPSGCTLGGVARRTREAMLVCEAAGFDVVVVETVGVGQSETAVADMVDMFLLLLVPGGGDELQGIKKGIVELADAIIVNKADGDLAVAAKRAARDYTNALHLLTPASAAWTVPVLTCSALERGGIAEVWTAIGGYRQTMAAIGRFDERRAEQAHAWMWNEINETLLQTLKDDSSVATQLPALEREVTAGRMAPGAAARRLIKAFRHGN; the protein is encoded by the coding sequence TTGTCCACCGACCCCATCGCCCTGGCTCAAGGCGTGCTGGCCGGCGACCGCCGCTCGGTCGCCCGTGCCATCACCTTGATCGAATCGACCCGCGCCGACCACCGCGAGGCGGCGGAACGCCTGCTGCACGAGATATTGCCCCAGGCCGGGCGTTCGATCCGCATCGGCATCACCGGCGTGCCCGGAGCCGGCAAGTCCACCTTCATCGAGGCCTTCGGCCTGCATGTGGTCGAACAGGGCCATAAGCTGGCGGTGCTGGCGGTGGACCCGTCGTCCCCGCGCTCGGGCGGTTCGATCCTGGGCGACAAGACCCGCATGGAGGATCTGTCGCGCGACATCCGCGCCTTCATCCGCCCCAGCCCATCGGGCTGCACCCTGGGCGGCGTGGCGCGACGCACGCGTGAAGCCATGCTGGTGTGCGAAGCCGCCGGCTTCGACGTGGTGGTGGTGGAAACCGTCGGCGTCGGCCAAAGCGAGACGGCGGTGGCCGACATGGTCGACATGTTCCTGCTGTTGCTGGTGCCGGGCGGTGGCGACGAGTTGCAGGGCATCAAGAAAGGCATCGTCGAACTGGCCGACGCCATCATCGTCAACAAGGCCGATGGCGATCTGGCGGTGGCGGCCAAACGGGCGGCGCGCGACTACACCAACGCCCTGCACCTGCTGACCCCGGCCAGCGCCGCCTGGACGGTGCCGGTGCTGACCTGTTCGGCCCTGGAACGCGGCGGTATCGCCGAGGTGTGGACCGCCATCGGCGGCTACCGCCAGACCATGGCAGCCATCGGGCGCTTCGATGAAAGACGGGCGGAACAGGCCCACGCCTGGATGTGGAACGAAATCAACGAAACCCTGCTGCAAACACTGAAGGACGATTCCAGTGTCGCCACCCAATTGCCGGCGCTTGAACGCGAGGTCACCGCCGGACGCATGGCCCCCGGCGCGGCGGCACGGCGATTGATCAAGGCCTTCCG
- the groL gene encoding chaperonin GroEL (60 kDa chaperone family; promotes refolding of misfolded polypeptides especially under stressful conditions; forms two stacked rings of heptamers to form a barrel-shaped 14mer; ends can be capped by GroES; misfolded proteins enter the barrel where they are refolded when GroES binds), producing MAAKEVKFSTEARAKMLRGVDILADAVKVTLGPKGRNVVIEKSFGAPRITKDGVSVAKEIELSDKFENMGAQMVREVASKTADLVGDGTTTATVLAQAIVREGNKAVAAGMNPMDLKRGIDLAVEAVVADVKSRAKKVSTNEEIAQVGTISANGERDIGAKIAEAMSKVGNEGVITVEEAKGFETELDVVEGMQFDRGYSSPYFVTNAEKMTCELDSPYILLFEKKLSGLQPLLPVLEAVVQSGRPLLIIAEDVEGEALATLVVNKLRGGLKVSAVKAPGFGDRRKAMLEDIAILTGGQVISEDLGIKLESVTLEMLGTAKRVTITKEDTTIVDGAGARGDIEARCKQIRAQIEETTSDYDREKLQERLAKLAGGVAVIKVGGATEVEVKERKDRVDDALHATRAAVEEGIVPGGGTALLYSVRALDGIAVANNDQKVGIDIVRRALQSPVRQIAENAGHDGAVVAGKLLEATDTNFGFDAQTGTYVDMIKAGIIDPVKVVRTALQDAASVAGLLITTEAMIAEKPKKDSGPSMPGGGMGGMGDMDF from the coding sequence ATGGCTGCTAAAGAAGTCAAGTTTTCCACTGAAGCGCGCGCCAAGATGCTGCGCGGCGTGGACATTCTCGCCGATGCCGTCAAGGTGACCTTGGGCCCCAAGGGCCGCAACGTCGTCATCGAAAAGTCGTTCGGCGCCCCGCGCATCACCAAGGACGGCGTTTCCGTCGCCAAGGAAATCGAGCTGTCGGACAAGTTCGAGAACATGGGCGCCCAGATGGTGCGCGAAGTGGCCTCGAAGACCGCCGATCTGGTTGGTGACGGCACCACCACCGCCACCGTGCTGGCCCAGGCCATCGTGCGCGAAGGCAACAAGGCCGTCGCCGCCGGTATGAACCCGATGGATCTGAAGCGCGGCATCGATCTGGCCGTGGAAGCCGTCGTCGCCGACGTCAAGAGCCGCGCCAAGAAGGTCTCGACCAACGAAGAGATCGCCCAGGTCGGCACCATCTCGGCCAATGGCGAGCGTGACATCGGCGCCAAGATCGCCGAAGCCATGAGCAAGGTCGGCAACGAAGGCGTGATCACCGTCGAAGAAGCCAAGGGCTTCGAGACCGAGCTGGACGTCGTCGAAGGCATGCAGTTCGACCGCGGCTATTCCAGCCCGTATTTCGTCACCAACGCCGAAAAGATGACCTGCGAACTGGACAGCCCCTACATCCTGCTGTTCGAAAAGAAGCTGTCGGGTCTGCAGCCGCTGCTGCCGGTGCTCGAAGCCGTGGTGCAGTCGGGCCGTCCGCTGCTGATCATCGCTGAAGACGTCGAAGGCGAAGCCCTGGCCACCTTGGTGGTCAACAAGCTGCGCGGCGGCCTCAAGGTTTCCGCCGTCAAGGCCCCGGGCTTCGGCGATCGCCGCAAGGCCATGCTGGAAGACATCGCCATCCTGACCGGTGGCCAGGTCATCTCGGAAGACCTGGGCATCAAGCTGGAAAGCGTCACCCTGGAAATGCTGGGCACCGCCAAGCGCGTGACCATCACCAAGGAAGACACCACCATCGTCGACGGTGCCGGCGCCCGTGGCGACATCGAAGCCCGCTGCAAGCAGATCCGCGCGCAGATCGAGGAAACCACCTCGGACTACGATCGTGAAAAGCTGCAGGAACGTCTGGCCAAGCTGGCCGGCGGCGTGGCCGTGATCAAGGTCGGCGGCGCCACCGAAGTGGAAGTCAAGGAACGCAAGGACCGCGTTGACGACGCCCTGCACGCCACCCGCGCGGCGGTCGAAGAAGGCATCGTCCCCGGCGGCGGCACCGCGCTGCTGTACTCGGTGCGCGCCCTTGACGGCATCGCCGTCGCTAACAACGACCAGAAGGTCGGCATCGACATCGTTCGTCGCGCCCTGCAATCGCCGGTCCGTCAGATCGCCGAAAACGCCGGTCATGACGGTGCCGTCGTCGCCGGCAAGCTGCTGGAAGCCACCGACACCAATTTCGGTTTCGATGCGCAGACCGGCACCTATGTGGACATGATCAAGGCCGGCATCATCGATCCGGTCAAGGTGGTCCGCACCGCCCTGCAGGACGCCGCTTCCGTCGCCGGCCTGCTGATCACCACCGAAGCCATGATCGCCGAGAAGCCGAAGAAGGATTCCGGTCCTTCCATGCCCGGCGGCGGCATGGGCGGCATGGGTGACATGGACTTCTAA